TCAATTGGCAACAGCGATGACAGCGCCCGTAAGAACATCGATGACATCAAGACCAACATAGCCAGCGCCAAGGCTTCGATGACGACGGTTTCTAACGATTATGCAAACAATCTGAAACCGCAGCTCGAAGCCTTGAATCAGTCGATGCGCAGCCTGTCGAACCAGACCGGTGCAGTCATGGGAAGTCTTTCGAACACCATCGCTGGCGTGTCAAGCCTTGCTGACAATACGGTGAATGGCTTCCAAGCGATTCAGACCAACCTGGGTGGATCGGCCAACACGCTTCGCAAAGCAGCAGCATCATTGTCTGACTTCGGCAATCAACTTACCGCAGCTTACAATAACGGCGACATCGCAGGCCTGAATGAGCTCAGCGGCAGCGGCGATCCCGATGCTTTGGCAACCTTGCTCTCTTCTCCCGTCGCCCTCAAGCGCATACCGGTCTATGCGGTCGCGAACTATGGCTCCGCAATGACACCTTTCTATACGGTGCTTTCGATATGGGTGGGCAGCATCATTCTCGTAGCCATGATTAAGGTGTCGATTTCAAACAGGCAGAAGGCGAAGGTTCTAGGGTTGAAACCCATGCCGAAAGAGGGTGTGACGGCTCTTGAGATGTTTCCCGAATCAGCTGGCAGCGCCCAAGACTATGGACTGATGCTCCATCAGGAATACTTCGGACGATACATGTTCCTGCTGCTGCTCGCCATATGCCAAGGTGGTCTGGTTGGGCTTGGCGATCTCTTCTATCTCAAGGTCCAGGCCGACCACATCTTCCAATTCATGCTGGTCTGCTGGCTCTGCGCGATAGTGTTCTCGAACATCATGTATACGCTTGCGCTCTCCTTTGGCACGATTGGCAAGGCGCTCGCCGTGATCTTGCTGGTTATGCAGGTTGCCGGTTCGGGCGGCACCTTCCCCATTGAATTGCTGCCAAGCTTCTTCCAGAAGGTATACCCATTCCTGCTGTTCCCGCATGCGATTGAGGCGATGCACGCTGCGATGGCAGGCTCGTATGGCAATGAATACTGGAGAGAGATGGGCTATCTTGCGCTATTCCTAGTGCCGTCGCTCATTCTCGGTCTCTTCCTGCGCAAGCCCGTCATCAGTCTGAATCAATGGATAGTCAGAAAGGTTGAATCCACCAAGCTCATGTGAGCTGGCCGTTATTGAGTGCGGCGACATTTGTTTTTTCGTGAGTGGGATTTTGCGGTGAGAATATAAATCGTTACATATTGTAAAATGTTGTTCGTCATGTTCATTGCATGTTCTCTCCGCTGAACCGTTCGTTGCTTTGATCGCGGTCGCGGGGGGGGGGTGCCGTTTTCGGCTTCGATGGTTGGTGTTCTCATGGGTATGTTTCGTGTGCTGTGGTCTCGTGTCGGTTCAGCGCTTTCGCGTGCAGCTGTGTCTCTGTCCGCGCGTCATTTCGGCCATGTCCGCCTTGGTCATGCCGGTCGTTCCTGTTCGCCGTCATTCTGGGCAGGCGTAGCGGGTCGAGGGATCTCCGCTTTCGCGGCCCTTGTCCTGTCATTCATCATGCTCCTGTCTGGTGTGCTGGTGTTTTCACCGGTTGAGCGTGCGTCTGCGGATACGGTTGAGCTGGGTCCTGATGGCTATTTCAGTACGTTGAACGCGGGAGATAAGCCGGTCGCGTCGGCTGGTTGGGCTTCGACGCGTCGGATTGTGTTCGGCAAGCAGGGGAGTTCAGGCACGTATAACGGTGGCACAGTGTCTGGTGGGTATAAGACCTTGGCTAAGGGTGCCGTGGCGAGTGTGCCTGATGCTGATTTCGGTCCGGGTCAGAATTATTCGAAGTCGGCGACGACGTCGGTTGCTGCTGGTGAGGCGTTGTTGTGGGCCGATAATGTGGTGACTGCCGGTTTTAGGTTTGATACGAACGGTACGTATCGTAATTCGTTCGATAGTGCGACGGGTTCGTATAGGTCGAATCTGGCTCTGGTGTCTGATGCGGTGGGGGCGGCGAATTATTCGAGTTTTGAGCAGTCCTTGTTGCGTTCTGCTCCTGTTGAGGGTGTGTGCACTGCTGCTCAGTCTGCAGGGTGTTCGTCTGGCAGTTATACTGCTCAGTCGAATTCGGTGAATTCGTATAAGGTGTTTCCGTTGTCGATTGGTGATGTGAGGCAGTATTTCAACCACACGAGCGGCTGGTCGCGTGACTCTAATCTTGTTTGTCCTTCGAGCGCTTGTGCTAATGGTGTTTCTGGCTTTTGGTTACGTTCTGCTTACTGGAGCTACGCGCAACGTGCGCTCGTTGGGTGGTTCGACGGTCTCCCGGCCTATTACGTTACGGACGACACCGGTTTCGGGTTGCGACAGGCTTTTCGTCTGAATCTTGATAATCTGCTGCTGTCGGCAGACAGCAGCAATCAGAGCCAGAGCGCGTCGGGTGATCTGCGCTTGACATTCGTGGATCCGGGCAAGAGATTGAGTGCCTGGTCGGCTTCGGTTACGGGTGGGGCGGGTTCGCGCGCGTTGAACCTGTCGGGTAGTTCCGATCTGGGTTCGGAGCTGGGTTGGAAGATTGTCGACCCTGCTCAGCCTGGCAAGGTGTTGGGGTCGGGCAGGACGAGCAGTGGTGGCAATGCGCTGTTGCCCGAGTCGCAGATGACTGACGAGAACAAGGATTATGACCTGTATGTGTGGGGCCAGCAGGA
This Bifidobacterium sp. WK041_4_12 DNA region includes the following protein-coding sequences:
- a CDS encoding YhgE/Pip family protein — protein: MRNIWRLFITDMHNATRNVIAIIVCMGLVIVPALYAWFNIAASWNPYGNTKSLKVAVANTDVGYKSDLIPIKVNVGETVLNQLRANDQLDWQFVSKDQALDGVRSGDYYAAIVIPKQFSADMMTLFSTQIRHAGLRYYINEKSNAIAPHITEKGADTVTSTINTSFSKTIGSVGLDIASSVLKYASSPQAKDYVTNATNHVGTLAGQLNAAADQLDAYSGLLGASGSIIQSTNTLLGKSADGANSARQALKQGESGIAAASDSFDATTASVNVALTNASASYDVISQEVDDAFGNVSQQGNSIQTQLGTIKNQVDKNAADYATLAQKFTDLASKTDNDSLKNALLAAAAGATHTQQRLEDISAKLSDASASIGNSDDSARKNIDDIKTNIASAKASMTTVSNDYANNLKPQLEALNQSMRSLSNQTGAVMGSLSNTIAGVSSLADNTVNGFQAIQTNLGGSANTLRKAAASLSDFGNQLTAAYNNGDIAGLNELSGSGDPDALATLLSSPVALKRIPVYAVANYGSAMTPFYTVLSIWVGSIILVAMIKVSISNRQKAKVLGLKPMPKEGVTALEMFPESAGSAQDYGLMLHQEYFGRYMFLLLLAICQGGLVGLGDLFYLKVQADHIFQFMLVCWLCAIVFSNIMYTLALSFGTIGKALAVILLVMQVAGSGGTFPIELLPSFFQKVYPFLLFPHAIEAMHAAMAGSYGNEYWREMGYLALFLVPSLILGLFLRKPVISLNQWIVRKVESTKLM